From the genome of Spirosomataceae bacterium TFI 002, one region includes:
- a CDS encoding Ketosteroid isomerase homolog produces MTLYRYLAFFVFCFFFVSCQSSVDEQKEIEIIKQTIADQQVAWNNFDIPAFMKAYWQSSDMSFVSKSGVVKGWDGMKERYEKNYPNQEAMGKLTFDLKEVKLTDANSAMVIGSWNLLRPEMGDIGGYFTLVLQKINGEWKIISDHTS; encoded by the coding sequence ATGACTCTCTATAGATATTTGGCCTTTTTCGTTTTTTGTTTCTTTTTTGTTTCGTGTCAAAGTTCAGTTGACGAGCAAAAAGAGATTGAAATTATTAAACAAACGATAGCAGATCAGCAGGTGGCTTGGAATAATTTTGATATTCCAGCTTTTATGAAAGCATATTGGCAATCATCTGATATGTCTTTTGTATCAAAAAGTGGTGTTGTCAAAGGCTGGGATGGCATGAAAGAACGTTACGAAAAGAATTACCCTAACCAAGAAGCTATGGGAAAGCTAACTTTTGATTTAAAAGAAGTTAAGCTAACAGATGCTAATTCAGCTATGGTTATTGGTTCATGGAATTTACTTAGACCAGAAATGGGTGATATTGGGGGCTACTTTACCTTAGTATTGCAAAAGATAAATGGCGAATGGAAAATTATAAGTGATCATACAAGTTAA
- a CDS encoding MaoC like domain-containing protein yields MSQKIPVGSEYRFRFSFTQAQVQTFADLTGDHNPIHIDPEYAATTRFGQCIIHGHLGSSVFTKYLGMNKPGGPGSIYLKQETEYLRPMIVDTEYEVLFRVENIIEGKHIAEISTEVYNLETNKIMIRGIGTLKNTELY; encoded by the coding sequence ATGTCTCAAAAAATACCAGTAGGAAGCGAATACCGCTTTAGATTCAGTTTTACACAAGCTCAAGTTCAAACTTTTGCAGATCTAACAGGAGATCATAACCCTATTCACATTGATCCTGAGTATGCTGCCACAACTCGTTTTGGTCAGTGCATAATTCACGGTCACTTAGGGAGTAGTGTTTTTACTAAGTATTTGGGCATGAACAAACCTGGCGGTCCCGGGTCTATTTACCTTAAGCAGGAGACGGAATACCTCCGCCCAATGATCGTGGATACAGAATATGAGGTGCTCTTTAGGGTTGAAAATATTATTGAAGGAAAACACATCGCTGAAATCTCAACTGAAGTTTACAATTTAGAAACGAACAAAATTATGATTCGTGGAATAGGTACACTCAAAAATACTGAATTATATTAA
- a CDS encoding type I restriction enzyme, R subunit gives MPFNELNSVEHYIVHQLSGVNLNSNLAQEPSSEYGIRWKYKAANEIKRGVNEVLIETELKEALIRLNPEIKANNDLADEVIYKLRAVLIAVNQVGLVKANEEFFKWLAGEKTMPFGENNRHVPVRLMDFDDLTQNEYWITNQFSIHHRETKRPDIALLMNGIPVVIGEAKTPIRPSVSWLDGAHEIHDIYENSVPQLFVPNILSFATEGKELFYGAIRSPLEYWAPWRLEGDEDTLAKRLGLTEIGKELSDLLKPARLLDILKNFSLFTTNKKKQRIKVIPRFQQYEGANKIVERVREGRLKKGLIWHFQGSGKSLLMVFAAQKLRKDADLKSPTVVVLVDRTDLDTQISGIFNAADIANVETTDSIKELQEMLGRDTRKIIISTIFKFKDAKPNMNLRENIIVLVDEAHRTQEGDLGRQMRASLPNAFLFGLTGTPVNKADKNTFWAFGSDEDEGGYMSRYTFQDSIRDNATLPLHFEPRLVDVHVDKETIDKVFAEFKEQAALSDEEADALNKKSAKMAAFLKSPERVGKIVKDIATHFKDKVEPHGFKAMIATPDRFGCVQYKEELDKYFPTEASTVVISTSANDSLEFKQKWAIDKSKQEKIVDEFNDAHSELKFIIVTAKLLTGFDAPILQTMYLDKSLKDHTLLQAICRTNRLFPNKSFGRIVDYFGVFDDAAAALQFDEESVKKVITNLKELRDKLPQAVADAFSHFEGVDRTVGGFEGLEAAQNAINTSEKKDAFAKDYKFLSKLWESLSPDNSLDEYHADYKWLSQVFESVRPASDNIGKLLWFTLGAQTTKLIHENIHVGEVHQLDEFVLDADVIESIFNNPDPKQSKRLEKILIKRLKKQAGNPTFKKLSDRLEELRDKAEQGLISSIEFVKELCKVAKETVQAEKELDELIPEKSPKAALTELFLELKTDKTPAVVERIVEDIDAIVRVVSFQGWQKTVAGEREVQKSLRKALLKYQLHKDQVLFERAYAYIKEYY, from the coding sequence ATGCCCTTTAACGAACTTAATAGCGTAGAACACTACATCGTACATCAGTTAAGTGGGGTAAACCTCAACAGCAATCTTGCCCAAGAACCTAGTAGTGAGTATGGAATTCGATGGAAATATAAAGCTGCCAATGAAATCAAAAGAGGAGTAAATGAGGTTTTGATAGAAACCGAATTAAAAGAAGCTCTGATTCGACTAAATCCGGAAATTAAAGCCAATAATGATTTGGCTGATGAGGTGATATACAAGTTAAGGGCGGTACTTATAGCGGTAAATCAAGTAGGCTTGGTAAAAGCTAACGAAGAGTTTTTTAAATGGTTGGCAGGCGAAAAAACAATGCCTTTTGGTGAGAATAATCGGCACGTACCTGTTCGTTTAATGGATTTTGACGATTTGACCCAAAATGAATATTGGATAACCAATCAATTCAGTATTCACCATAGAGAAACCAAAAGACCCGATATAGCATTACTGATGAATGGTATTCCCGTGGTTATTGGAGAGGCTAAAACACCCATCAGACCTTCTGTCAGTTGGCTAGACGGTGCACACGAAATTCATGATATTTATGAAAATAGCGTTCCTCAGCTTTTTGTGCCCAATATATTGTCTTTTGCTACGGAAGGCAAAGAACTTTTTTATGGTGCTATACGCAGCCCTTTGGAATATTGGGCACCATGGCGATTAGAAGGCGATGAAGATACCTTGGCTAAGCGTCTAGGCTTAACAGAAATTGGCAAAGAGCTTTCAGATTTATTAAAGCCGGCTCGTTTATTGGACATTCTGAAAAATTTCTCGCTATTCACCACCAATAAAAAGAAACAAAGGATAAAGGTTATTCCCCGCTTCCAACAATATGAAGGAGCCAATAAAATAGTAGAACGCGTAAGAGAAGGAAGGCTAAAAAAAGGCCTTATATGGCATTTTCAAGGTTCTGGTAAATCCCTATTAATGGTTTTTGCGGCTCAAAAACTTCGTAAAGATGCTGACCTCAAAAGTCCTACTGTTGTAGTATTAGTAGATAGAACAGATTTGGACACCCAGATAAGTGGCATTTTTAATGCAGCAGATATTGCCAATGTAGAAACCACAGATAGCATAAAGGAGCTGCAAGAGATGCTTGGGCGTGATACACGAAAAATCATTATTTCTACCATTTTTAAGTTCAAGGATGCAAAGCCAAATATGAACTTACGAGAGAATATCATTGTGTTAGTGGATGAGGCTCATAGAACCCAAGAAGGAGATTTGGGCAGGCAAATGCGAGCTTCCTTACCTAATGCTTTTCTGTTTGGGTTAACAGGAACACCAGTTAATAAAGCTGATAAAAACACTTTCTGGGCCTTTGGCTCAGATGAAGATGAAGGAGGCTACATGTCTAGATATACCTTCCAGGATTCTATACGTGATAATGCAACCTTACCATTGCACTTTGAACCTAGGTTAGTTGATGTTCATGTAGATAAAGAAACTATTGATAAAGTATTTGCTGAGTTTAAAGAGCAAGCCGCTCTTTCTGATGAAGAGGCCGATGCATTAAATAAGAAATCTGCAAAAATGGCAGCATTTCTAAAGTCTCCAGAGCGGGTAGGTAAAATAGTCAAAGACATTGCGACGCACTTCAAAGATAAAGTAGAGCCACATGGTTTCAAGGCAATGATTGCTACACCTGATAGGTTCGGCTGCGTGCAATACAAAGAAGAGTTGGATAAGTACTTTCCAACTGAGGCAAGTACTGTTGTTATATCAACCTCTGCAAATGATAGTTTGGAGTTTAAGCAAAAATGGGCGATTGATAAAAGTAAGCAAGAAAAGATTGTAGATGAGTTTAATGATGCCCACTCTGAACTTAAATTTATAATAGTAACTGCCAAGTTATTGACTGGTTTTGATGCACCTATTCTGCAAACCATGTACCTGGATAAGTCATTAAAGGACCATACCCTGTTGCAAGCTATTTGCAGAACAAATAGGCTCTTCCCGAACAAGTCATTTGGGCGAATAGTAGATTATTTTGGCGTGTTTGATGATGCTGCTGCCGCATTACAATTTGACGAAGAAAGCGTTAAAAAAGTTATTACCAATCTTAAAGAATTGAGAGATAAATTACCTCAAGCCGTAGCTGACGCATTTAGTCATTTTGAAGGAGTAGATAGGACTGTAGGAGGCTTTGAAGGTTTAGAGGCAGCTCAAAACGCGATAAATACTTCAGAGAAAAAAGATGCTTTTGCAAAGGATTACAAGTTTCTTTCAAAATTGTGGGAGTCGCTCTCTCCGGATAATTCACTTGATGAATACCATGCCGATTACAAATGGTTATCACAAGTTTTTGAATCTGTTAGGCCAGCATCAGATAATATTGGAAAACTCTTATGGTTTACTCTTGGTGCTCAAACGACGAAGCTCATTCATGAAAATATACATGTAGGAGAAGTTCACCAGTTAGACGAATTTGTGCTAGATGCAGATGTAATAGAAAGTATTTTCAATAACCCAGATCCCAAACAGTCCAAAAGGCTAGAGAAAATATTAATCAAACGTCTTAAGAAGCAAGCTGGTAATCCTACGTTTAAAAAGCTAAGTGATAGATTAGAAGAGCTGAGAGATAAAGCAGAACAAGGTTTAATTTCTTCCATTGAGTTTGTAAAAGAGCTGTGTAAAGTTGCAAAAGAAACAGTTCAAGCAGAAAAGGAGTTAGATGAGCTGATTCCTGAAAAATCACCCAAAGCAGCACTAACAGAATTGTTTTTAGAGCTAAAAACCGATAAAACTCCGGCAGTAGTAGAACGCATAGTAGAAGACATTGATGCTATCGTACGTGTGGTAAGTTTTCAAGGTTGGCAAAAAACTGTAGCTGGAGAAAGAGAAGTGCAAAAGTCTTTACGAAAAGCATTATTAAAGTATCAGCTACACAAAGACCAAGTGTTATTTGAACGAGCTTATGCTTATATTAAGGAGTATTATTAA
- a CDS encoding glycine C-acetyltransferase — protein sequence MVQDIFDKAVNNLGPIGSHAHYSHHYYSFPKLSGPLGPYMTFQGKKMLNWSLNNYLGLATHPEVLKTDAEAAAEYGLAYPMGARMMTGNTDLHEEFERQLAEFVGQEDAFVLNYGYQGVMSAVEALVDSRDIIVYDAESHACLIDGVRLHRAKGGKTYTFKHNDMESLEKNLKRATKVAEEQNGGILVVTEGVFGMSGAVGALDKIAELKKSYKFRLLVDDAHGFGTIGKTGAGVPEHFGVEDAVDVHFSTFAKSMAMIGAFVAAKKEIIMYLKYNMRSQTYAKALPMPYVVGGMKRLEIIKKNPQLQEKLWTIVNALQDGFRKRGFDIGVTESCVTPVFLHGDYELATVTNLIRDMRENMNVFCSIIVYPVVPKGVILLRIIPTASHTLEDVEFTMNCFEKVQAKLQAGEYAPLEVETT from the coding sequence ATGGTACAAGATATTTTCGACAAAGCAGTTAATAATTTAGGACCTATTGGTTCTCATGCTCATTACTCACATCATTATTATTCTTTCCCGAAGCTGAGTGGACCTTTAGGTCCGTACATGACTTTCCAAGGTAAGAAGATGCTTAACTGGTCGCTTAACAATTATTTAGGTTTAGCTACACATCCCGAAGTATTAAAAACTGATGCAGAAGCCGCTGCGGAATATGGTTTGGCATACCCTATGGGAGCAAGAATGATGACAGGTAACACTGACCTTCATGAAGAGTTTGAACGCCAACTAGCAGAGTTTGTAGGGCAGGAAGATGCGTTTGTACTCAATTACGGTTATCAAGGAGTTATGTCGGCTGTAGAAGCATTAGTGGACTCAAGAGATATCATAGTTTACGATGCAGAGTCTCATGCTTGTCTTATAGATGGAGTTAGGCTTCATAGAGCCAAGGGAGGTAAAACATATACTTTCAAGCATAATGACATGGAAAGCCTTGAAAAGAACCTTAAAAGAGCTACCAAAGTTGCTGAAGAGCAAAACGGTGGCATTTTGGTTGTAACTGAAGGTGTTTTTGGAATGTCAGGTGCTGTTGGAGCCTTAGATAAAATAGCAGAACTTAAAAAGTCATACAAGTTTAGACTTCTTGTAGACGACGCTCACGGTTTCGGAACGATAGGTAAAACTGGGGCTGGAGTTCCTGAACATTTTGGAGTTGAAGATGCTGTAGATGTTCATTTTTCTACATTCGCGAAATCAATGGCAATGATCGGAGCATTTGTTGCTGCAAAGAAAGAAATCATAATGTACTTAAAGTATAATATGAGATCACAGACTTACGCAAAAGCTCTTCCTATGCCGTATGTGGTTGGTGGAATGAAAAGACTGGAGATCATCAAAAAGAATCCTCAATTACAAGAAAAGCTATGGACAATTGTAAATGCATTACAAGATGGCTTTAGGAAAAGAGGTTTTGATATAGGTGTAACTGAAAGTTGTGTAACTCCTGTTTTCCTACATGGTGATTATGAACTTGCTACAGTAACAAATTTGATTCGTGATATGAGAGAAAACATGAATGTGTTTTGTAGTATCATTGTATATCCAGTTGTTCCTAAGGGTGTAATCTTGCTTAGAATTATCCCAACTGCTTCGCACACTTTAGAAGATGTAGAGTTCACTATGAACTGTTTTGAAAAGGTACAAGCAAAATTACAAGCAGGTGAATATGCTCCACTTGAAGTAGAAACAACCTAA
- a CDS encoding translation initiation factor 1 (eIF-1/SUI1), protein MAKKNKRQKNDGGIVYSTNPDYVFADLFAQISTPNTDEQELKIWLDRKGGNKVVTRIAGFVGSDSDLDSLKKKLQNHCGAGGSAKDQEILIQGDHRDKVLVFLTKEGYKAKKAGG, encoded by the coding sequence ATGGCAAAGAAAAACAAACGTCAAAAAAACGATGGTGGGATTGTATACTCAACAAATCCCGACTATGTATTCGCCGATTTATTTGCTCAAATAAGTACACCAAATACTGATGAGCAAGAGCTTAAGATATGGCTAGATAGAAAAGGAGGAAATAAAGTCGTTACACGAATTGCGGGTTTTGTTGGAAGTGATTCCGACTTAGATAGCTTGAAAAAAAAATTACAAAACCATTGCGGTGCTGGGGGATCTGCTAAGGATCAAGAGATTCTAATACAGGGAGATCATAGAGATAAGGTATTAGTATTTCTTACCAAGGAAGGTTATAAAGCAAAAAAGGCAGGAGGATGA
- a CDS encoding Histone H1-like protein Hc1 — translation MDKYQELHNLVASLQDDFEKFYDKKNKAAGTRVRKGMQDVTVWAKAVRAEVQAIKNAE, via the coding sequence ATGGACAAGTATCAAGAATTACACAATTTAGTAGCCTCTCTTCAAGATGATTTCGAAAAGTTCTACGATAAGAAGAACAAGGCAGCTGGAACAAGAGTAAGAAAAGGCATGCAAGACGTTACAGTATGGGCTAAGGCTGTTAGAGCTGAAGTTCAAGCTATTAAAAATGCAGAATAA